The sequence CAAGCACCGCAATCACGCGCGGCTCGGTAGGGTGAAAGATCATGTTGTCGCAGCGGAAATCGCCATGGACAACGCTGGTCTCGTCGCCCTCGGGAATGGCAGTGGGCAGCCATTCGACCAGCGCATCCATGTTGGCATCGCGGCCCGCCAGATCGTCCTCAAGATACTGCTTCGACCAGCGCCCGACCTGGCGTGCGAAGTAGTTGCCGGGCCTTCCGTAATCACCAAGGCCCACCGCTTCCGGATCAATCGAATGAAGCTGCGCTATCGCGGCATTCATCGCGTCAAAGTAGGCGGGGCGGTCCTCGCTGCTGACGTCAGGAAATGTCGCGTCCCAGAAGATGCGGCCTTCGACCATTTCCATGACATAGAACCAGCTGCCGATGACCGCTTCATCGGTGCACAGCCCGTAAACAAGCGCCACCGGAAAGCCTGCCGAACCCAGCGCCGTCAGCACTTTCGCCTCGCGCTCGACCGCGTGGGCTCCCTTGAGCACCGGCCCCGGCGGCTTGCGCCGCAGGACGTAATTGCGGGCGGGAGTGACCAGCTTGTATGTCGGGTTCGACTGCCCGCCCTTGAACTGCTCGACCGCCAGCGGCCCTGCAAAGCCATCGACATGCTGGCCCATCCACAATGCGAGCGCAGCTTCGTCGAAGCTGTAGCCCTCCCTCACCGCGGTCGTACCGGCGTTGGCGTCCTGAGCTACCGTGCTCATGCCTGCGAATGCCGCCAGTCGCGGCGGATCTTCTTGGCAAGGCTCCACTTGTGGACCTCGGTCGGGCCATCATAGATGCGGAAGGCGCGGACTTCGCGGAACATCTGCTCGACGATAGTGTCGCTCGTCACGCCCGATCCGCCCATGACCTGCACACATTTATCGGCCACACGCATCAGCGCTTCGGACACGGCGACCTTGGCCATCGAGCTTTCCACCGTACCGAGCGAGCCAGTATCGAGAACGCCCGCACACCAGTCGATCATCAGTTCGCATTGCTTCAGGTCGATCATGTTTTCCGCGAGCATGAAGCCCACGCCTTCGTGCTCGATCAACTGCTTGCCGAATGCCATGCGCTTGCACGCGTAATCGGTGGCGATTTCCTGCGCGCGGATGCAGCCGCCAAGCCAGCGCATGCAGTGCGACAGCCGCGCAGGCGACAGACGCACCTGAGCATACTTGAAGCCCTCCCCCGGCTCGCCCAGCATCTGGTCAGCTGAAACGCGCAAGTTTTCGATGGCGATGGTCGAGTGGCCGCCCGGCATGTTGCTGTCGATGGTGTTCGGCACGCGCTCGATGCGGATGGCCGGATCGGGCAGGTCAACCAGGAACATGCACGCTCCGCCCTGCTCATCCTTGGCCATGACGATGCCGACCTTGGCACCCTTGGCCCCGGTGATGAAAGCCTTGCGCCCGTTGATCACCCAGTGGTTGCCATCGCGCTTGCAGGTGGTCTGCATCATCATCGGATCGGACCCGGCACCGCCATCTTCGGCAGGCTCGGTCATCAGAAACGCCGAGCGCGATTCACCCGAGACAAGCTGCTTGAGGAAGCGTTCCTTAAGATGCGGGCTGCCGACTTTGCCGAGCAGGTACATATTGCCTTCGTCTGGCGCTTGTGTGTTGCACGCCAGCATGCCGAGCGGCGACAGGCCCGAGCGGATCAGCACTACCGCCGTCTCGCGCTGGCTCAGATGGCGGCCATCCGGAAGGATGTGCGGCGTCAGCACACCTGCTTCGCGCGCCAGAACGCGCATTTCCTGCACCATCTCATCCAGCGGCGCGCCGTGATCATCGCGGCGCGGATCGCTCTCGTATGGGATGACGACCTCGCGCACGAACTTCTCCACCCGATCCGCAATCTCCAGCGCGGCGTCCATGCCAATGCCATCGGCCATCTGTACTCTCCTGTAGTGCGGGATCGGTTGTTCGAATTGCACTGCGGAGGATGGACGGTCGCGCCAACTGGCACAACATGCAGGTTCGGGTGCCCGGGCCCTATCGCGGCTTGTAGAAATCGCGGAAGGAAGCGGGCGCACCGCATTCATGTATCGCGGTTTCGACGTGGCGCTTGCGCTCGGCCACCAGCGAGGCCGACGTCAGCGCGAACTGGCGCTCATATCCCACTTCCGCTGCGGTAAATGGTTGCGTGCCCGGCAGCACACTTTCACCGCCGATGCCGAACACCATGAAGTTGAGCATGTCGGCCAGTTGCTGGTTGTCGCTCAACCGGCTCTTTGCGATATTCGGCAAGCGCAGAAGGTAAGACCGTGTGGCGGGCGTGCACATCATGTAGCCTACCCGCCCGCGCAGTTCCGGCAGTTTCGCCGGGGCCGAGATGCCCTGCACCCCATGGCACCCTGCGCAATGCTCGACATAATCGGCGCGCGCGAGGTCGGGATCGGTCATGGCAGCAAGACCGTGGGCAATCGTTTCGGCGCGCGGATCGGTCTTGGCTGCAAGCGTCGGCGCAAGCGCCGCCAGCGCTGCTACCAGACCAGCAAGAACGATCCGCCGCATCGCGACCTCGTCAGGCCGCACCGATCATGATCGCGGTGGAGCAGTGGTATTCCATGCTGCTCGTGCCGAAACACCAGATCACGTTGTTGTTGAGTTGCGGCAAATAGACCTGCGTCTCACGGTCGGTGTTGTCACAACCGCACTGGCCGCACGCGGGTTTGCCGCAGCAATCACGATAAGCGATCATATAGGCCTTGCCATCATCGGGATTGATGCATGACCCTACCCATGAGACCGGCGAAGGCTCAGCCCCTGCCGGGCAGGAGTGGATACCGCCGCCACAGCAAGTGCAGAGCGCCCCGTCGATGGCGCAATACCGCCAGTAATCGCACTTGGTGTCATCCTTGGTCTGCGCATTGCGGGCGAACGATGTCTTGGCTTCTGGCGAGCGATCCGGTTTTGCGGCAGCAGCGCGGCTGACGGGCAGCACAGGGAAGATCGGCGCGGCCACCAGCGCAATGCCGAGCCTCGAGATGATGCTCCGGCGAGACGTACGCCCGGCAAAGCGCCGGAGCAGCTTTTCGCCAATCGCGTCGGGATTGAAAGTTTTCATGGAATGCCCCCTTTTCACGATTACCCGGTGCTCAGGCGGCCTGAACCTTGAGCTTCGAAATGTAGTCCTGCACCGTCGCGATACCCATTTCATGCGCGATCACGAGGCTTTCCAGATGTTCGCGGCTATTGACGAGGCCCTTCGAGAGGATGGTCCCCTCGGCATCGAGCAAGACCGCATACGGCAGCTTGCCAACTTCGTAGGCCTGGCCGACTTCCGGTCCGTTGATGAATCGATAGGCCTCAAGCCCGTGCTGCGCGATCATCCCGCGCTGCGCAGTCGCATGATCGTCACCCACGAAGGTCAGCTCGACACGCTCGTCGTGCGCGAAGGACCGCGCGGCAGGGATGAGCCCCTTGCACAGCGGACATGTTGCCGAAACAAACATCAGCAACCGCAGTGGGACAGACTTCGCAGGACCACCGACGATTACGTCCTTGCCATCGAGCGTACGCGCCGGGACAGCTGGCCCCTTTCCGGCTACCGCCGGACCACCGCTCGTCGTCAACGCCCCGGCCGGAGCCACACGCATATGCAACACGCCAACCTGCCGTGCAAGCGCGAGCAGCGTCAGCACCAACCCCAGGATGACCAGCCAGGAAATCACCTGACTGACAATCAGTGCGGTCATCATAGCGAATTCCTTTCCTGCGCTGCAAGCGGGCCCGAAGCCAGCGCGGCCAGAGTGTTGACGAGCAGTGTCAGCAGATAGAGCGCGGTACCTCCCGCCAGCGCGATCAGCCATTCGGCGGTCATGAACGCGGGTAAAGCGACAGTGGCAGGGACAAGCAGCAACGCCAGTGCAATGTTCCGCAAGACCAGTGTGCGGCTGAGCGGCTGGCGCAGTTCGGACCTACCGCAGCCGCAATCGATATGAGCCCTTCCGCGCCCAATGTTCACCGCCATGGCCACGGCGAAGGCCAGAAGAAGGGCGATTGCGGGAATTGCGGCAAGCATCAGCCCGGCCAGCAAGCCAGCGCCGATAGCCAGTTCGGCAACAGGCAAGGCCGCAGCGAAGGGCGCCACCAGTGGACCGGGAAGAAGGCGGTAATTGGCGACGACACCCGGAAAAATCCGTCGGCTGCGAAGCTTGGCGATTCCCGCTGTCAGGAAAACCAGGCCTACCCCGGTCGCGCCGATCCCGCCCGTAACGCTCATTGCGGTTTGGACAAGCTCAGTCACATCGGCTCCATCACGGTGATGTGGCCGCCGCCGGCGTCCTTGATCGTGTGTTTTATATCACCGGTTTTCGAATCGATGATCCAAGCGTCGTTCTTGTAGCTGTTGACCATGATCGTCGCCGCATCGTCCTGCGTGATCTCGATGTTGCTGACCTTTTCCTCCAGCGGGAAGCGCTTGACGACCTTCTTCGCCGCCAGATCGATGCCCCAGATTTCCTCGGCACCTTCCTTGTGCGACCAATATTCGCCCTTATGCATTAGCACCCAGAGCATGCCCGAGGGTCGGTGCAAGGCCATCACCTGCCCGCCGCCGGGATACCATGCAATATCGAGCGGCTTGGTGTCGGCTGTGCGAAGCCCCGCGGCCTGCTGGATCGAAAATGGTTCGCTGACGGTGGGCTTCGCACCGATCGTGGCGATGCGGACAAGCCCGGTATAGCTCAGCAGTACCGCCTGCTTTTTCTTGCGGTCATAAGCGAAGTTCGACCAGATCGGGTCTGCCGCCGCATCAAAGAAGGGTTCGGTGCGGGTTATATCCTGCGCCGCCCCCTTGATGGCGACCGTCGCCATCGTACCGTCAGCGCAGAGAGCAGAGAACCCGACGCCGGGGTTGGGAATAAGGCTGGCACAACCGGGCAACTCAATCGATCGCACGAATTTGCGTTTTACCAGGTCGATGACGTTGACCGACGAGGCTGGATCGAAGTTGTAATCGTAAGCCGTCTTGCCGTCGTCGGTCAGAACGAAATTTGTCTTGAGGCCGCCGATAACCAGCCTGCCCGGCGTCGGAATCTCACTGACAAGCTTAAGCGTCTTTGAATCGTAGATCGACACGATGTCTTGTCGGGTGCCGCGATTGCCTTTCGACCAGATGGTCTCGGCAACATAATAAGCCTTGCCTGCCGGGTCGATTGCCATGTCCGAATCACGGCTGGTTGCGATCATGCCGACCATTTTACCCGTCCCAGCATCGAATATGCTGGAACCGGCGGACCCCCAGCCTCCGCGCACATAGAACCAGGCCGACGTGGGTGGTGCGAGGGTGTTGACCGTGGCTTCCTCGGCTTCAGGCACCACGCTCTCGGCACTTGCCGGGGAAACCAATGCGACCGCCAGCGCGGCACCATAACCCATACCAGCCAATTTGCCGCGCACCAGCATCACCAAGGCCCCTTTGCTTGAACGACCGAAGTCTTGACGGTCGTCCAGATTAGGTCAAGTTCCTTTTCGCACCTGCGAAAATTAGCTTGAGGACCACCCGTCAGGTACGGTCTGCAAGTCCGGCAATCTCACGCGAAGTGATCGTCTTGGCAAGCTGAACCAGCGCGTGGGTTGCAATGGCAGTGAACGCCCGCATCCGGCTTGCCCAAGGCTTTTCATAGCCCAGAAATGGAGTCGCACCCTCCATCGATGCACTGATGTAGATGGCGACCGATCGGACTTCGTCCTCGCTCAACGCCGGGTTCAACTCGGCGACATACTCCGCGATAATGTCATGCACGCGCTGGTAGAACACCCGAACCCTGTCACCGACGAAATCGTTGTGGTTGGCCAGCGCCCAAAGCTCGGTAAACAGGCGTGTGGTCCGCTTTCCCGCGATGTCGTCAAGGCACAACACGACGATGAGCCGGAGCCGCTCTTCGGCATCGAGACCTGGCTGACGCACGGTGCGTTCGAGCAACTTGTCATAATTGCCGATGATGTCGTCCAGAAGCGTCTGGATCAGCAGTTCCTTTTTGGGGAAATGGTAACTGACGTTGCCGACTTTCATCCCGCATTCGGCGGCGATGCGCCTGATGGTGAAGGCCCCTGCCCCTTCATCGATCAGGACGCGCAAAGCGGCCCGGATGATGGCGTCGACCGTTTCCGTCCCGCGAACATATGTTCCGGGGCGCGGCGCAGAGGGCAGATCGCTTTCAACGGTGTCCGGACGGGCGGCCATGGCCATGCGCATAACATCAGATTTTCACGCGCGCCAATGGCAAAGCGCTGGAACGGTTGTCGCTGCCCAACAAGGCGCTTGACCATACCTGTATGGCTGTCCAGTTTCCCGGCTTGGCCGGGTGCCGTGCATTTGTGCGCGTGTTCGCGGTACGGAATTATCCAAGGAATCAGATTGATGAGCGTTTCCCTCACCGTGAACGGTCGCAAGCGCGTGATTGATGCCGAGGCGGACAAGCCGCTGCTTTGGGTGCTTCGCGAAGATCTCGACATGCCGGGGACCAAGTTCGGCTGCGGTGCCGGCCTGTGCGGAGCCTGCACCGTACACCTCGATGGCGAGGCAGTCCGGTCGTGTCAGACGCCGATTGCGGACGCCGCCGGGAAGGCCGTCACGACGATCGAAGGCATCGGCACCAGCGACATCGGCAAGCGAGTTACGGCGGCGTGGACTGCACTGGATGTGCCGCAATGCGGTTATTGCCAGGCCGGTCAGATCATGTCGGCAACGGCGCTGCTGAAGCAGAATTCCAAACCCAGCGCGGATGAAATCGATGGGTGGATGAGCGGCAACATCTGCCGCTGTTCCACATATTTGCGTATTCGTGCCGCAATCCGGCAGGCAGCCGGGCTTCCGGTGGAGACGGCGTCCACAGGCACTCCGGATCAGGAGCAGGCGGCATGAGCCAGTCCGTCCTCCTCAACCGCCGATCGTTCATGGCCGCTTCACTGGCAGGCGGAGCCGTACTGACGTTCGACGCCTCCGTCGTGCTGGCTGCGGCAGGCACAGCTCCCCCCGAAGTCCTCAACGCTTTCGTGCGGATCAACGCGGACAATACAGTAACCATCGGCGCAAAGAATCCCGAGATTGGCCAAGGCATCAAGGTCATGTTGCCGATGCTGATCGCCGAGGAACTGGACCTCGCATGGGAGCAGGTGCGGATCGAGCAGACCGATGCCGACGAAACGCGCTTCGGCCCGCAAGTGGCCGGTGGCAGCACTGCAACACCGCGCAACTGGCTGCCGATGCGGCAGGTCGGCGCGGCAGCGCGAGCGATGCTTGTCGCGGCGGCGGCAAAGCAGTGGGGCGTCGATGCGGCTACGTTGACCACGGCAAAAGGCGCGGTGCTGCACAAGGCTAGCGGAAAGAGCCTGACGTATACCTCGCTCGCCAAGGCAGCTGCCTCCGAAGCCACACCCGATCTTGCCAAGGTCCCGCTCAAGGACCCGGCGACATTCACGATCATCGGTCAGTCAAAGCCCGGCATCGACGTTCCAAAGATCGTCAAGGGCGAGCCACTGTTCGGTATAGACACACGGCTTCCGGGCATGGTCCACGCCGCCGTCGTCAAATGCCCCGCGCACGGCGGAACCGTCGCGTCGTTTGACGACGCAGCAGTCAAGGCGATCCCCGGCGTGCTTGCAGTCGTTCCCGTAAACAGTGGCTTTGTCGCCGAAGGCAAAGCCGACACGGTGCTGATTATCGCCGACAGTTGGTGGAAGGCGAGCAAAGCCCGCGAAAAGCTGGCCGTGAAGTGGGACGACAGCGCTGTTAACGGCTTTTCGACCGCCAAGTATGAGGCCGATGCCGCAGCACTGATCTCGAGCGCTCCGCAAGGCAGCCTGTTCAAGGCGGGCAATGCCGACGCAGCGCTTGCCAGCGCGGCCACAGTGGTCAAGGCAGACTACGACTACCCCTTCCTCGCACATGCCACGCTGGAACCACAGAATTGCACCGCGCTGTTCCAGGACGGCAAGCTGGAAATCTGGGCCCCGAGCCAGGCGCCGGCCGGAGGCCGCGCTGACACCGCGAAGTTCTGCGGGCTCACGCCCGAGGCGCTGACGATCCACATGACGCGGATTGGCGGCGGCTTCGGGCGACGGCTGATGAACGATTACATGGTCATTGCCGGACAAGCGGCGAAGGCTCTGCCGGGCAAGCCGGTGAAGGTGCTGTTCGACCGCACCGATGATTTCCGCCACGATTTCTACCGCCCGGCCGGCTGGCACCGTTTCACGGCAGGGTTGGACGCGAGCGGCGCGCTCGTCGCGCTCAAGAATCACTTCGTAACGTTCGGCAAGGACGGCAAGCCGTTGCGGGCAGCGCAGATGACGCCTGCCGAATTCCCGGTGCCGGTCGTCGCCAACGTCGATCTTGGCGTGAGCTACATGGCAACCAATCTCGCCACGGGCTGGCTGCGCGCCCCCAGTTCGAATGCGATGGCATTCGTGTTTCAGTCATTCCTCGACGAGGTCGCCGAGGCGGCTGGACTGGATCTGCCCGAGCTGATGCGCCGCACGCTTGGCGCGCCGCGTGAGGTCCCGGGCGAGCGCGTGGCCTTTCACACAGGCCGCGCACGCGGCGTGATAGATGCCGTTTGCAAGATGGCAGGTTGGACGGGGCGCCAGAAGGGGCGCGGCTTCGGCTTCTATTTCAGCCACTTGGGCTACTTTGCTGAGGTCGTGGATGTGACCGTGACAAACGGCGCGGTGAAAGTCGACAAGGTGTGGATGGCGGGCGACGTGGGGTCGCAGATCATCAACCCGATCAACGCGCTGCACCAATCGCAAGGCGCGGCGATCGAAGGGCTTGGACAGGCAATGCTAGGGCAGAAACTCGTGCAGGAAGCTGGCGCGATCACGGCCGAAAACTTCGGCGACTTTGCGCTGATGCGGATCGACGCGGTGCCGCGCGAAATCACTGTGGAATTCGTGAAGACCGATTTCCCGCCAACTGGTCTTGGTGAACCGGCGCTTCCTCCGGTCATTCCGGCATTGGCCAACGCAATTTATGCCGCCACCGGAAAGCGGCATCGCCGTCTGCCGCTGGAGATGCTATAGCGCGCAGCGCATGGTCGCCACTACTCCCGTCGAGATCCTGCGCTTCCTCGCTGCACGCAGCGCAGAAGGTGTGGAATGCACTGTCGTCACGCTCGTCGGAATCGAGGGCGGGTCGTCGCGCGCAATAGGCGCACAGATGGCTGTTGCCACCGATGGCCGCCGGATCGGATCGTTTTCCGGTGGCTGCATCGAGGAGGCCGTCGCCACCGAAGCGCTGGAAACGCTGGAGGAAGGCTGGGGCCGCGTCGTCCGCTATGGCATCGGCTCGCCGTACATCGACATTCGTCTGCCCTGTGGTGGCGGGATCGATTTGCTGTTCACGCCCAAGCCAGATTCGCAGGCCATCGCATCGGCACTCGCCGCACTTGATGCCCGCACTCCTGCCGCACTGTTGATCGGTTGCGACACGGTTGCGGAATCGCAGGATTCAGCTGCGAGCGCCTGGAATGGCACGGCCTTGACCCTGGTCTACCAGCCCGCCCTGCAAGTCCATGCGTTCGGACAAGGCGAGGATCTGTCTGCCTTTGCACGCCTTGCCGCTGCCTTTGGCGCACAAGTCCATGCTCTCACGCCGGACCAGCCAACCTGCACGTTGCTTGAGCAATACGGCATATCCTGCACGCACTTGTCGACACGAAATGCCCTTCCCGTCATCGCCAGCGACCCGTGGAGCGCGGTACTGTTCCTGTTCCATGGCCGCGACTGGGAGGAACACCTTCTACCGCAAGCGCTTGGCCTCCCCGGCTTCTACCACGGTGCAATCGGCAGCAGGCGAACCCACACCGCACGATTGGCAGCACTTGAAGCCGCAGGCGTACCCCTTGCACGGATCAAGGCATTGCGCGGGCACATTGGCCTGATCCCGGCCACGCGCGACCCGGCGACCCTTGCACTTTCCATCCTTGGCGAGATTGTCGCGGACTATAATGCCCTCGCGCACTGGACGTATTGGACCGGCGAAGCATTGACGACGAAAAATTCCGCATGACGGCCCTGCTTCTGCTCGCTGCAGGCCGGGGCACGCGCTTCGGAGGCGACAAGCTGGCAGCGCCCCTTGACGGTAGATCCCTCGCCCAGCACGCCGCAAACAACCTGGCAGCCTTGCCGTTCACCCGGCGGATCGCAGTGTGTTCGGTCCAAACGCCCGCCTTGCCCGGCTTCGAGCGCGTCCTGCTTGATCCTTCAGGCGCGCCCCTCTCCCGCTCGATCAGCCTTGGCATCGCCGCGTTGAAAGGCGAACAAGCGGTTCTGATCGCTCTGGCTGACATGCCGCTCGTTCCGCCATCCCACTTTGCAGCGCTAATCGCCCACTTCCGTGGCGACCGAACGGGCACGCGCGTCGGCAATCTGATCATGGTTCCGGCCATCTTTGGCGCTGCGCATTTTCAGGCGCTGACCGCGCTTTCCGGCGACAAGGGCGCTGGTGCCATGTTGCGCGACGCCCCGGCAGTGGAGCTCGAACCGTCGCTCGCGCTCGATGTCGACACGCCAGAGGACCTGCACCGTGCCTCGGCTTTGCTTCAGGGTCGGTAAGCGCGCTCCACATGGCCTTCGAGGTCGCTTTGGTAGAAGTAGACCGGTCTCAGCCTACCAGACGCGTAGAATTCGGCCTGATCGTTGAAATGGGGGGAATTTTCGCGGCCACTGGCGCCCCCAGAAGAAACCGCAATCGCCTTTACGCGCGGGC is a genomic window of Novosphingobium sp. MMS21-SN21R containing:
- a CDS encoding molybdopterin cofactor-binding domain-containing protein; the encoded protein is MSQSVLLNRRSFMAASLAGGAVLTFDASVVLAAAGTAPPEVLNAFVRINADNTVTIGAKNPEIGQGIKVMLPMLIAEELDLAWEQVRIEQTDADETRFGPQVAGGSTATPRNWLPMRQVGAAARAMLVAAAAKQWGVDAATLTTAKGAVLHKASGKSLTYTSLAKAAASEATPDLAKVPLKDPATFTIIGQSKPGIDVPKIVKGEPLFGIDTRLPGMVHAAVVKCPAHGGTVASFDDAAVKAIPGVLAVVPVNSGFVAEGKADTVLIIADSWWKASKAREKLAVKWDDSAVNGFSTAKYEADAAALISSAPQGSLFKAGNADAALASAATVVKADYDYPFLAHATLEPQNCTALFQDGKLEIWAPSQAPAGGRADTAKFCGLTPEALTIHMTRIGGGFGRRLMNDYMVIAGQAAKALPGKPVKVLFDRTDDFRHDFYRPAGWHRFTAGLDASGALVALKNHFVTFGKDGKPLRAAQMTPAEFPVPVVANVDLGVSYMATNLATGWLRAPSSNAMAFVFQSFLDEVAEAAGLDLPELMRRTLGAPREVPGERVAFHTGRARGVIDAVCKMAGWTGRQKGRGFGFYFSHLGYFAEVVDVTVTNGAVKVDKVWMAGDVGSQIINPINALHQSQGAAIEGLGQAMLGQKLVQEAGAITAENFGDFALMRIDAVPREITVEFVKTDFPPTGLGEPALPPVIPALANAIYAATGKRHRRLPLEML
- a CDS encoding XdhC family protein; translated protein: MVATTPVEILRFLAARSAEGVECTVVTLVGIEGGSSRAIGAQMAVATDGRRIGSFSGGCIEEAVATEALETLEEGWGRVVRYGIGSPYIDIRLPCGGGIDLLFTPKPDSQAIASALAALDARTPAALLIGCDTVAESQDSAASAWNGTALTLVYQPALQVHAFGQGEDLSAFARLAAAFGAQVHALTPDQPTCTLLEQYGISCTHLSTRNALPVIASDPWSAVLFLFHGRDWEEHLLPQALGLPGFYHGAIGSRRTHTARLAALEAAGVPLARIKALRGHIGLIPATRDPATLALSILGEIVADYNALAHWTYWTGEALTTKNSA
- a CDS encoding acyl-CoA dehydrogenase, which produces MADGIGMDAALEIADRVEKFVREVVIPYESDPRRDDHGAPLDEMVQEMRVLAREAGVLTPHILPDGRHLSQRETAVVLIRSGLSPLGMLACNTQAPDEGNMYLLGKVGSPHLKERFLKQLVSGESRSAFLMTEPAEDGGAGSDPMMMQTTCKRDGNHWVINGRKAFITGAKGAKVGIVMAKDEQGGACMFLVDLPDPAIRIERVPNTIDSNMPGGHSTIAIENLRVSADQMLGEPGEGFKYAQVRLSPARLSHCMRWLGGCIRAQEIATDYACKRMAFGKQLIEHEGVGFMLAENMIDLKQCELMIDWCAGVLDTGSLGTVESSMAKVAVSEALMRVADKCVQVMGGSGVTSDTIVEQMFREVRAFRIYDGPTEVHKWSLAKKIRRDWRHSQA
- a CDS encoding methylamine dehydrogenase light chain; protein product: MKTFNPDAIGEKLLRRFAGRTSRRSIISRLGIALVAAPIFPVLPVSRAAAAKPDRSPEAKTSFARNAQTKDDTKCDYWRYCAIDGALCTCCGGGIHSCPAGAEPSPVSWVGSCINPDDGKAYMIAYRDCCGKPACGQCGCDNTDRETQVYLPQLNNNVIWCFGTSSMEYHCSTAIMIGAA
- a CDS encoding 2Fe-2S iron-sulfur cluster-binding protein, giving the protein MSVSLTVNGRKRVIDAEADKPLLWVLREDLDMPGTKFGCGAGLCGACTVHLDGEAVRSCQTPIADAAGKAVTTIEGIGTSDIGKRVTAAWTALDVPQCGYCQAGQIMSATALLKQNSKPSADEIDGWMSGNICRCSTYLRIRAAIRQAAGLPVETASTGTPDQEQAA
- a CDS encoding methylamine utilization protein MauD, which translates into the protein MTALIVSQVISWLVILGLVLTLLALARQVGVLHMRVAPAGALTTSGGPAVAGKGPAVPARTLDGKDVIVGGPAKSVPLRLLMFVSATCPLCKGLIPAARSFAHDERVELTFVGDDHATAQRGMIAQHGLEAYRFINGPEVGQAYEVGKLPYAVLLDAEGTILSKGLVNSREHLESLVIAHEMGIATVQDYISKLKVQAA
- a CDS encoding TetR family transcriptional regulator C-terminal domain-containing protein, which encodes MAMAARPDTVESDLPSAPRPGTYVRGTETVDAIIRAALRVLIDEGAGAFTIRRIAAECGMKVGNVSYHFPKKELLIQTLLDDIIGNYDKLLERTVRQPGLDAEERLRLIVVLCLDDIAGKRTTRLFTELWALANHNDFVGDRVRVFYQRVHDIIAEYVAELNPALSEDEVRSVAIYISASMEGATPFLGYEKPWASRMRAFTAIATHALVQLAKTITSREIAGLADRT
- a CDS encoding nucleotidyltransferase family protein, producing the protein MTALLLLAAGRGTRFGGDKLAAPLDGRSLAQHAANNLAALPFTRRIAVCSVQTPALPGFERVLLDPSGAPLSRSISLGIAALKGEQAVLIALADMPLVPPSHFAALIAHFRGDRTGTRVGNLIMVPAIFGAAHFQALTALSGDKGAGAMLRDAPAVELEPSLALDVDTPEDLHRASALLQGR
- a CDS encoding phosphotransferase — encoded protein: MSTVAQDANAGTTAVREGYSFDEAALALWMGQHVDGFAGPLAVEQFKGGQSNPTYKLVTPARNYVLRRKPPGPVLKGAHAVEREAKVLTALGSAGFPVALVYGLCTDEAVIGSWFYVMEMVEGRIFWDATFPDVSSEDRPAYFDAMNAAIAQLHSIDPEAVGLGDYGRPGNYFARQVGRWSKQYLEDDLAGRDANMDALVEWLPTAIPEGDETSVVHGDFRCDNMIFHPTEPRVIAVLDWELSTLGHPLADFAYHAMMYHMPPSIVAGLEGADLNALNIPSEADYVAAYCRRTGREEIASWDFYMAFNFFRLAAIFHGIKGRYLRGTAASASAKDRAEAFPVLARLAKEAMERCN
- a CDS encoding MauE/DoxX family redox-associated membrane protein; the protein is MTELVQTAMSVTGGIGATGVGLVFLTAGIAKLRSRRIFPGVVANYRLLPGPLVAPFAAALPVAELAIGAGLLAGLMLAAIPAIALLLAFAVAMAVNIGRGRAHIDCGCGRSELRQPLSRTLVLRNIALALLLVPATVALPAFMTAEWLIALAGGTALYLLTLLVNTLAALASGPLAAQERNSL
- a CDS encoding amine dehydrogenase large subunit is translated as MLVRGKLAGMGYGAALAVALVSPASAESVVPEAEEATVNTLAPPTSAWFYVRGGWGSAGSSIFDAGTGKMVGMIATSRDSDMAIDPAGKAYYVAETIWSKGNRGTRQDIVSIYDSKTLKLVSEIPTPGRLVIGGLKTNFVLTDDGKTAYDYNFDPASSVNVIDLVKRKFVRSIELPGCASLIPNPGVGFSALCADGTMATVAIKGAAQDITRTEPFFDAAADPIWSNFAYDRKKKQAVLLSYTGLVRIATIGAKPTVSEPFSIQQAAGLRTADTKPLDIAWYPGGGQVMALHRPSGMLWVLMHKGEYWSHKEGAEEIWGIDLAAKKVVKRFPLEEKVSNIEITQDDAATIMVNSYKNDAWIIDSKTGDIKHTIKDAGGGHITVMEPM
- a CDS encoding cytochrome C, coding for MRRIVLAGLVAALAALAPTLAAKTDPRAETIAHGLAAMTDPDLARADYVEHCAGCHGVQGISAPAKLPELRGRVGYMMCTPATRSYLLRLPNIAKSRLSDNQQLADMLNFMVFGIGGESVLPGTQPFTAAEVGYERQFALTSASLVAERKRHVETAIHECGAPASFRDFYKPR